The following is a genomic window from Bosea sp. RAC05.
ATCATGCTGGCGGTGCCGGCTGCACTCGCCATCGCGCGCTACCGCTTCCCCGGACGCGAGGCGATCACGGCGCTGTTCATGTCGCCGCTGATGGTGCCGCATGTCGTGCTCGGCATCGCCTTCCTGCGCTTCTTCACGCAGATCGGCATCTCCGGCACCTTCGTCGGCCTGGTGCTGAGCCACATCATCGTGGTCATCCCCTTCGCGTTGCGGCTCGTGCTGGCGGCCTCCTATGGCATCGACCGGCGCATCGAGCATGCCGCGATCTCGCTCGGCGCCGGCACGGCCACGGTCTTCCGCCGGGTGACGCTGCCGCTGATCCTGCCCGGCGTCGTCTCCGGCTGGCTCTTGGCCGCGATCAACTCCTTCGACGAGGTCACGATGACCGTGTTCATCGCCTCGCCGGCGACCGTGACGCTGCCGGTGCGCATGTTCCTCTACATCCAGGACAACATCGACCCGCTGATCGCGGCGGTCTCCGCCTGCCTGATCGCCATGACGGCGATCCTGCTCTTCGCGCTCGACCGGCTGTTCGGGCTCGACCGCCTCTTCGTCGGATCCGGAAAGGGCTGACAGACGTGACGACCTCAGCATTGTCATCGGAAGCCGATATCGTCGTCGTCGGCGGTGGCGTCGTCGGCGGCGCCATGGCGCTCGGCCTGGCGCGCGGCGGCGCCCGCGTCACCGTCCTCGACGAGGGCGACGTCGCCTTCCGCGCCTCGCGCGGGAATTTCGCGCTGGTCTGGGTTCAGTCCAAGGGGCTGGGCATGCCCGACTATGCGATGTGGTCGCGCCGTTCGGCCGAGCAATGGCACGAGCTCGCGGACGTGCTGCACGAGGACACCGGCATCGACGTCGCCCACAGCCAACCCGGTGGCTTCATGCTCTGCCTCTCGGAAACGGAGCTGGAGCAGCGCCGCCAGACCATGCAGCGGCTGCACAACCAGATGTCGCTGAGTGATTTCCCCTATGAGATCCTCGACCACGACGAGACCAAGCGCCGCCTGCCCGACATCGGGAAGGATGTGGTCGGCTCGGTCTACAGCCCGCTCGACGGCCATGTGAATTCGCTCAAGCTGTTCCGGGCGCTGCGCGACGCCAGCGCGCGCCGCGGCGTCGACTATCGCCCCAATTGCACGGTCGACAGCATCGCCTCGGACGCGGGCGGCTTCCGGCTGAAGGGCGCCTTCGGCGAGATCACGGCGGGCAAGGTCGTGCTCGCGGCCGGCCTCGGCAATGCGCGGCTCGCGCCCATGGTCGGGCTCGAGGCGCCGGTGAAGCCGAGCAAGGGCCAGATCATCGTTACCGAGAAGACGGACGCCTTCCTGCACAACCCGATGGTGACCATCCGCCAGACCGACGAGGGCGGCATCATGATCGGCGACAGCCAGGAGGATCGCGGCTTCGACACCGTCGTGCGCCAGCCGATCCTCTCGGTCATGGCCGAGCGCGCGGTGCGGATGTTCCCGCGGCTGGCGGGGCTGAACGTGGTGCGCTCCTGGTCGGCGCTGCGGGTGATGAGCCCGGACGGCTTCCCGATCTACGACCAGTCGCTCAGCCATCCCGGCGCGTTCGTCGTCACCTGCCATTCCGGTGTGACGCTCGCCGCCAACCATGTCCTGACGCTTGCCCCGGCGATTCTCTCGGGTGGGCTGCCGGACACGCTCGATGCCTTTTCCGCACGGAGGTTCCATGTTCCGGCCCATGCATGAGGTGAAGCCGGCCGAGGCGCTCGGCTTCACCTTCGACGGGCGTGCGCTGACGGCGCGCGCCGGCGACACGGTCGCGGCCGCGCTGCTCGCCAACGGCGTCCAGGCCTGCCGCCAGACGCCGGTCTCGGGCGCGGATCGCGGGCCCTATTGCATGATGGGCGTCTGCTTCGACTGCCTCGTCGTCATCGACGGCGTCGGCAACCGCCAGGGCTGTCTCGTTCCGCTGCGCGAGGGCATGCGGATCGAAACCCAGGCCGGGCGCCGCCATCCCGACGGGGCCCAGTCATGATCGCGATCACCAGCATCGGCCAGGTCGCCGAGCATTACGACATCGCCGTGGTCGGTGCCGGCCCGGCCGGGCTCGCAGCCGCCGCGCGCGCAGCCGAACTCGGCCTCTCCGTGCTGCTGGCTGACGAGAACCCGGCACCCGGCGGCCAGATCTACCGCGCCATCACCACGACGCCGGTCACGAAGCGCGCCGTGCTGGGCGAGGATTACTGGAAGGGCGGGGCGCTGGTCGACCGGCTCAGGCCGACGAACGCCGCCTATGCGCCGGGCTGCACAATCTGGTCGGTCGCGCCCGACGAGGCCGGCGGTTTCGAACTCGGGCTCTCGCTGGGCGGACAGGCCCGGCTGATCGCCGCCGGCCAGGTCATCCTGGCGACGGGCGCGCAGGAGCGGCCCTTCCCGATTCCGGGCTGGACCCTGCCGGGCGTGATGACCGCGGGCGCCGCCCAGATCGCGCTGAAGGCCTCGGGCCTGGTGCCGAGCGGCCGCACGGTGATCGCCGGCTGCGGCCCCTTGCTCTATCTGCTCGCCGGGCAGCTCGCGGCGGCCGGCGCCAACATCGTTGCGGTGCTCGACACCACGCCGCGCCGCAACTGGCTCGCCGCCATCGCCGCGTTTCCCGATTTCCTGCGCTCGCCCTATCTCGCCAAGGGCCTGAAGCTGATGGCGGCCGCCCGCGGCAAGCTGCCGTTCAAAACCGGCGTCACCGCGCTGGCGGCCGAAGGCTCCGGCAAGCTCACGGGCGTGACGGTGACGCGAGGAGGGGCGGCCGAGACCATCCCCTGCGACGCGCTGCTGCTGCACCAGGGCGTCATCCCCGGCATCAACCTCGCCAATGCCGCCGGTTGCGCACAGCATTTCGATGCGGTCCAGCATTGCTGGACGCCAACCGTGGACGGCTGGTTCGCCTCCTCGATCCCTGGCATCGCGATTGCCGGCGACGGGGCGGGGATCGGCGGCGCCGAAAGCGCGGCGCTGCGTGGCGAGGTCGCGGCGCTCGACGCCGCCCGCCGGCTCGGGCGGCTCGCCGAGGCGGAGCGCGACGCCCATGCCGCGCCGATCCGGGCCGAACTCGCGCGCAGCCTGCGGGGGCGGCGCTTCCTCGACCTGCTCTATCGTCCGGCCCCGCAATTCCTGGCC
Proteins encoded in this region:
- a CDS encoding (2Fe-2S)-binding protein, which codes for MIAITSIGQVAEHYDIAVVGAGPAGLAAAARAAELGLSVLLADENPAPGGQIYRAITTTPVTKRAVLGEDYWKGGALVDRLRPTNAAYAPGCTIWSVAPDEAGGFELGLSLGGQARLIAAGQVILATGAQERPFPIPGWTLPGVMTAGAAQIALKASGLVPSGRTVIAGCGPLLYLLAGQLAAAGANIVAVLDTTPRRNWLAAIAAFPDFLRSPYLAKGLKLMAAARGKLPFKTGVTALAAEGSGKLTGVTVTRGGAAETIPCDALLLHQGVIPGINLANAAGCAQHFDAVQHCWTPTVDGWFASSIPGIAIAGDGAGIGGAESAALRGEVAALDAARRLGRLAEAERDAHAAPIRAELARSLRGRRFLDLLYRPAPQFLAPPADETIVCRCEEVTAGQIRDAASRLGVTGPNQMKAFLRCGMGPCQGRLCGPTVVELIAQERGVSAEETGYYRLRPPVKPVTLSELAALPPTDAAIKAVVR
- a CDS encoding (2Fe-2S)-binding protein; its protein translation is MHEVKPAEALGFTFDGRALTARAGDTVAAALLANGVQACRQTPVSGADRGPYCMMGVCFDCLVVIDGVGNRQGCLVPLREGMRIETQAGRRHPDGAQS
- a CDS encoding NAD(P)/FAD-dependent oxidoreductase; its protein translation is MTTSALSSEADIVVVGGGVVGGAMALGLARGGARVTVLDEGDVAFRASRGNFALVWVQSKGLGMPDYAMWSRRSAEQWHELADVLHEDTGIDVAHSQPGGFMLCLSETELEQRRQTMQRLHNQMSLSDFPYEILDHDETKRRLPDIGKDVVGSVYSPLDGHVNSLKLFRALRDASARRGVDYRPNCTVDSIASDAGGFRLKGAFGEITAGKVVLAAGLGNARLAPMVGLEAPVKPSKGQIIVTEKTDAFLHNPMVTIRQTDEGGIMIGDSQEDRGFDTVVRQPILSVMAERAVRMFPRLAGLNVVRSWSALRVMSPDGFPIYDQSLSHPGAFVVTCHSGVTLAANHVLTLAPAILSGGLPDTLDAFSARRFHVPAHA
- a CDS encoding ABC transporter permease, producing MRRNGIPALIFHGLFVVFMLAPLLIVCVVAFTPEGYLSLPTRGPSLRWFRAIFDYPEFIRAFRDSLWLAALSSTIAIMLAVPAALAIARYRFPGREAITALFMSPLMVPHVVLGIAFLRFFTQIGISGTFVGLVLSHIIVVIPFALRLVLAASYGIDRRIEHAAISLGAGTATVFRRVTLPLILPGVVSGWLLAAINSFDEVTMTVFIASPATVTLPVRMFLYIQDNIDPLIAAVSACLIAMTAILLFALDRLFGLDRLFVGSGKG